A region of Leishmania panamensis strain MHOM/PA/94/PSC-1 chromosome 33 sequence DNA encodes the following proteins:
- a CDS encoding hypothetical protein (TriTrypDB/GeneDB-style sysID: LpmP.33.0810) gives MSLFDVDSSCSFSDASSSSSDEGTLPTCPPPPPLATYDSLPSVAKSGTIASCAAPLSALEQRRHMAQLDAARQRNRGVLWRNELLGSPAVDLKGVIAGASSVQVERTYATSDPGKFGNSIAAALNLRREEREKALLKRLQQQRKAEEEGSDGQALAEKDVEVGVFVTAAYKALLRRSLHPAGRNIGDQGAQLLTKANYDNGEGSDDDNDGPLGVYLRQLEGTVHPATHTNSAPPSASQLTTGDYYECIMKAPLLEEKNASGTAVAVARSGGSTGDGTEALPAVALSMEGSDLTSLTAPTLRETQDLIKHRAAGSSPTPGSLNVPQTDVEETKGDVKPAVATEGEADDVHSAVLTHARLLFDARQSKNYRGVNHATLVAAARRCDERIGTSLFASLS, from the coding sequence ATGTCGCTCTTTGATGTCGATAGCAGTTGCTCTTTCTCTGACGCGTCGTCATCCTCGAGCGATGAGGGCACATTGCCAACTtgtccaccgccaccgccactagCAACATACGACAGCCTGCCTTCAGTTGCTAAGAGTGGCACCATCGCGAGCTGTGCTGCTCCACTGTCCGCtctggagcagcggcgccacatGGCACAGCTCGATGCTGCCAGGCAGCGAAACCGCGGGGTGTTGTGGCGCAACGAGCTACTCGGTTCACCCGCAGTTGACCTAAAGGGTGTAATTGCTGGTGCGTCCTCGGTGCAGGTGGAGCGTACATACGCCACTTCTGACCCAGGCAAGTTCGGCAATtccattgctgctgcgctcaaTCTTCGccgagaggagagggagaaggcgtTGCTGAAGCgcctacagcagcagcgcaaggctgaggaagagggcagcGACGGCCAGGCATTAGCGGAGAAGGACGTAGAGGTTGGCGTGTTCGTTACGGCCGCCTACaaagcactgctgcggcgcagccTTCACCCAGCAGGGAGGAACATCGGTGACCAGGGCGCTCAGCTCCTTACTAAGGCTAATTACGACAATGGTGaaggcagcgatgacgatAACGATGGCCCGCTGGGGGTGTACTTACGGCAGCTCGAGGGCACAGTCCACCCCGCGACACACACGAATAGTGCGCCGCCCTCAGCGAGTCAGTTGACCACCGGTGACTACTACGAATGTATCATGAAAGCGCCACTGTtggaagagaaaaacgcGTCGGGTACCGCTGTAGCGGTGGCGAGGTCAGGTGGCAGCACTGGCGATGGGACGGAGGCGTTGCCCGCAGTAGCCTTGTCAATGGAGGGCAGCGATTTGACTTCACTTACTGCGCCGACGCTCCGTGAGACGCAAGACCTCATCAAGCACAGAGCTGCTGGATCGTCGCCAACGCCGGGGTCACTGAATGTGCCACAGACGGACGTCGAGGAGACTAAGGGTGACGTGAAGCCTGCTGTGGCGactgaaggagaagcagacgATGTGCACAGCGCTGTACTCACTCACGCACGACTGCTGTTCGACGCGCGTCAATCAAAGAATTACCGAGGGGTTAATCACGCCaccctcgtcgccgccgcgcgtcGCTGTGATGAACGCATAGGTAcctctttgtttgcttcgCTGTCGTAA